A single window of Salvia splendens isolate huo1 chromosome 6, SspV2, whole genome shotgun sequence DNA harbors:
- the LOC121807441 gene encoding fatty acyl-CoA reductase 2, chloroplastic-like: MSLKQSVFFSPLVELSTTKFCNKSKLPNLFFGKSKSRNSGKMSFSHNGYPYFTAPRHPLESELPTECGELPPMPTESGDGIGIDSFFEEKNIFITGGTGLLGKTLIEKLLRSTSLGKIFVLVKASDKEAAVERLTKEIMNSDLFVCLREKHGSTYEEYVKSKLIPIVGNICEPNIGMDINSANKIMEEVDVIVESAASTTLNDRYDFLLDINVNAPLRLMRFAKKCKNLKLFVHISTAYVNGIREGIIYEKPLIMGENGRKHDDNDEISSSLFPLDLTDEMNLAMKACVASKEHDTTKELKRLGLERAAYYGWYNSYHMTKAMGEMVLNETRQDVPLLILRPSVVESCYKEPVPGWIQGNRMYDPVIISYGKGQLPAYLADPNLHTDIVPVDFVANTTIAAIAKHGIMRKPEVNVYHVATDFVNPLRFNEMFEYIYEHFRAYPLVESENMMKMRMFDQFSDLSKYLRDRVSERNAVLGEDAKVRKQNKARVAYAEQLCKMYEFIGFFKARFHTGNTRALLDEMSEEEREVFEVDATKIDWNKYFMDIHIPGLRKHVVNGTKLSV, translated from the exons ATGTCGCTCAAACAAAGTGTTTTCTTCAGCCCTTTGGTGGAATTATCCACTACAAAATTTTGCAACAAAAGCAAACttccaaatttattttttggtaaGTCAAAATCAAGAAATAGTGGGAAAATGAGTTTCAGCCATAATGGTTATCCCTACTTCACTGCTCCCCGCCACCCTCTTGAATCCGAACTGCCGACGGAGTGCGGCGAGCTGCCTCCGATGCCAACGGAGTCGGGCGACGGGATCGGGATCGATAGCTTCTTCGAGGAGAAGAACATTTTCATTACCGGTGGAACTGGTCTTCTTGGAAAAA CTTTGATAGAAAAGTTACTGAGATCGACATCCCTAGGAAAAATCTTCGTACTTGTTAAGGCAAGTGATAAGGAGGCTGCGGTTGAAAGATTAACAAAAGAG attatGAACTCGGATTTGTTCGTATGTTTACGAGAGAAACATGGGAGCACATACGAAGAATATGTAAAATCTAAgttgataccaattgttggaaATATTTGTGAACCAAATATTGGAATGGATATAAACTCCGCAAACAAAATCATGGAGGAAGTGGATGTGATAGTAGAATCTGCAGCTAGCACAACATTAAATGACAG GTACGATTTTCTACTCGATATAAACGTGAATGCTCCTCTACGCCTCATGAGGTTCGCCAAGAAATGCAAGAATCTCAAGCTTTTTGTGCATATTTCCACTG CTTATGTTAATGGAATAAGAGAAGGGATTATCTACGAAAAGCCTTTGATCATGGGAGAAAATGGGAGAAAACATGATGACAACGATGAGATTTCTTCATCCTTGTTTCCTTTAGATTTGACTGATGAGATGAACTTGGCCATGAAGGCGTGCGTCGCGTCAAAGGAACACGACACCACGAAAGAGCTCAAGAGGCTCGGCCTAGAACG GGCTGCATATTATGGATGGTACAATTCGTATCATATGACGAAGGCGATGGGGGAAATGGTCCTTAACGAAACTAGACAAGACGTCCCACTGCTTATCCTGAGGCCGTCGGTCGTGGAGAGTTGCTACAAGGAGCCCGTTCCTGGATGGATCCAAGGAAATAG GATGTATGACCCGGTAATAATTTCATACGGGAAAGGACAACTTCCGGCTTATCTAGCTGATCCCAATCTGCACACCGACATT GTTCCAGTAGACTTTGTGGCGAACACGACGATTGCGGCTATTGCAAAGCATGGAATCATGAGAAAGCCAGAGGTTAATGTGTACCATGTGGCTACTGACTTTGTGAACCCTCTAAGATTTAATGAAATGTTCGAATATATATACGAGCATTTTAGGGCATACCCTTTAGTTGAATCTGAAAATATGATGAAAATGAGGATGTTCGACCAGTTTAGCGACTTGTCCAAATACTTGCGAGATCGAGTATCCGAGCGAAATGCAGTGCTTGGTGAGGACGCGAAGGTTCGGAAACAAAACAAGGCCAGAGTTGCTTATGCGGAGCAACTATGTAAGATGTATGAGTTCATAGGATTTTTCAAAGCCAG GTTCCATACCGGTAATACTAGGGCTTTATTGGATGAGATGTCGGAAGAGGAGAGAGAGGTGTTCGAAGTGGATGCGACAAAGATAGATTGGAACAAGTATTTCATGGACATTCATATTCCTGGTTTGAGAAAGCATGTTGTCAACGGCACTAAGCTCTCTGTCTAA
- the LOC121807500 gene encoding uncharacterized protein LOC121807500 isoform X1 produces MLRLVSTSTAASRFFSTVSGRSKLIGAINSEIKAVELDVMKRRTVPADLPFTIEDEDKYCHIMLKRELGREKIEVTVNPIHNIPEKTDEDEKSEVKKCVRINVSISKEDKGTFDIGANVCGDEICVDKLSFCEANSYVPSIRLEGAKGELKDALSDFVKARGIEISSVEFLYNYMVEKRKRWDTTWVPTNKPEVGHLKNLNKFVENW; encoded by the exons atGCTTCGCTTAGTTTCAACCTCTACCGCCGCCTCTCGCTTCTTCTCCACCGTCTCCGGCCGCTCTAAACTCATCGGAGCCATAAATTCCGAAATCAAAGCCGTTGAGTTGGATGTCATGAAAAGA AGGACAGTGCCGGCGGATCTCCCGTTCACGATCGAAGACGAGGATAAGTATTGCCACATCATGTTGAAGAGGGAGTTGGGCAGGGAGAAAATCGAGGTCACCGTGAACCCTATCCACAATATACCCGAAAAAACAGACGAAGATGAGAAATCGGAGGTGAAAAAATGTGTTCGTATAAATGTGTCTATCTCTAAAGAGGACAAGGGAACATTTGACATAGGAGCTAATGTTTGTGGTGACGAAATTTGTGTTGACAAATTATCATTTTGTGAGGCTAATAGTTATGTTCCCTCTATTAGATTGGAGGGTGCAAAGGGTGAATTGAAGGATGCTTTGAGTGATTTTGTGAAAGCGAGAGGTATTGAGATATCGAGTGTTGAGTTTTTGTACAATTATATGGTGGAGAAACGCAAACGATGGGATACGACTTGGGTTCCTACCAACAAGCCTGAGGTTGGTCACCtcaaaaatttgaataaatttgttGAGAATTGGTAG
- the LOC121807500 gene encoding uncharacterized protein LOC121807500 isoform X2 — protein sequence MLRLVSTSTAASRFFSTVSGRSKLIGAINSEIKAVELDVMKRRTVPADLPFTIEDEDKYCHIMLKRELGREKIEVTVNPIHNIPEKTDEDEKSEIGGCKG from the exons atGCTTCGCTTAGTTTCAACCTCTACCGCCGCCTCTCGCTTCTTCTCCACCGTCTCCGGCCGCTCTAAACTCATCGGAGCCATAAATTCCGAAATCAAAGCCGTTGAGTTGGATGTCATGAAAAGA AGGACAGTGCCGGCGGATCTCCCGTTCACGATCGAAGACGAGGATAAGTATTGCCACATCATGTTGAAGAGGGAGTTGGGCAGGGAGAAAATCGAGGTCACCGTGAACCCTATCCACAATATACCCGAAAAAACAGACGAAGATGAGAAATCGGAG ATTGGAGGGTGCAAAGGGTGA
- the LOC121807151 gene encoding uncharacterized protein LOC121807151 isoform X2 — translation MERECMRKKRESLEERRSPLQNLNGLPIHRRNTKNISPISSSSAPAASRSSLSVNNTSSSTPFSHSSKTHFHNKQNPLPKAAKFKPNVPTSRKPFLQTSRKDLDAKPTCKNRQRSKLSPVHGKSEKGSQEFQKKMKISDEEIDGDKACTVVGSVEHEDDGFRIGNELSPVILDYEPCLPAEGKGKSFSTGSNA, via the exons ATGGAGAGAGAGTgcatgaggaagaagagagagagtttGGAGGAGAGAAGAAGCCCACTGCAAAATCTCAATGGCCTTCCAATTCACAGACGCAATACCAAAAACATCTCCCCCATTTCTTCGTCTTCCGCGCCTGCTGCTTCAAGATCATCGCTCTCTGTTAACAATACATCTTCTTCAACTCCATTTTCTCATTCTTCGAAAACCCATTTTCACAATAAACAAAACCCTCTTCCAAAAGCAGCAAAATTCAAGCCCAATGTTCCTACATCAAGAAAGCCCTTTTTGCAGACATCAAGAAAGGATCTTGATGCAAAACCCACTTGCAAGAATCGGCAAAGATCAAAACTTTCTCCTGTTCATGGAAAATCCGAGAAAGGGTCTCAAGAATTCCagaaaaagatgaaaatttCAG ATGAAGAGATTGATGGAGATAAAGCTTGTACAGTTGTTGGTTCTGTTGAACATGAGGATGATGGTTTTAGGATAGGAAACGAGCTTTCCCCGGTGATTCTTGACTACGAACCTTGCCTTCCTGCTGAAGGGAAGGGCAAGTCTTTCTCAACTGGAAGTAATGCATGA
- the LOC121807151 gene encoding uncharacterized protein LOC121807151 isoform X1: MERECMRKKRESLEERRSPLQNLNGLPIHRRNTKNISPISSSSAPAASRSSLSVNNTSSSTPFSHSSKTHFHNKQNPLPKAAKFKPNVPTSRKPFLQTSRKDLDAKPTCKNRQRSKLSPVHGKSEKGSQEFQKKMKISDDLVYEGGEAANDVKTHLLSEASLSPEIQCQSQSRMVVLKSVGTPVLYGAGHLVSGISDRRKSKLKGSLK; encoded by the exons ATGGAGAGAGAGTgcatgaggaagaagagagagagtttGGAGGAGAGAAGAAGCCCACTGCAAAATCTCAATGGCCTTCCAATTCACAGACGCAATACCAAAAACATCTCCCCCATTTCTTCGTCTTCCGCGCCTGCTGCTTCAAGATCATCGCTCTCTGTTAACAATACATCTTCTTCAACTCCATTTTCTCATTCTTCGAAAACCCATTTTCACAATAAACAAAACCCTCTTCCAAAAGCAGCAAAATTCAAGCCCAATGTTCCTACATCAAGAAAGCCCTTTTTGCAGACATCAAGAAAGGATCTTGATGCAAAACCCACTTGCAAGAATCGGCAAAGATCAAAACTTTCTCCTGTTCATGGAAAATCCGAGAAAGGGTCTCAAGAATTCCagaaaaagatgaaaatttCAG ATGATTTAGTTTATGAGGGAGGTGAAGCTGCAAATGATGTGAAAACACACCTGTTGAGTGAGGCATCATTGTCCCCTGAAATTCAATGCCAATCCCAATCTAGAATGGTGGTTCTCAAATCTGTTGGGACTCCTGTTTTATACGGTGCTGGTCACCTCGTGTCGGGTATCTCTGATAGGCGAAAATCGAAGCTCAAAGGCAGCCTTAAATGA